From Camelus bactrianus isolate YW-2024 breed Bactrian camel chromosome 16, ASM4877302v1, whole genome shotgun sequence, the proteins below share one genomic window:
- the CEP295NL gene encoding protein DDC8 homolog, translating to MKRNTERAAQWSPSPDDEASLSRQKHKLLQVRERGDVPLQRRQDLQQRESQLLQHLAQVLGAESLGAPDQQVQGLERLWLAHLLGVGGGWAEDRELDLEGLAQRGAARPPRAGGKPRAAVRAEKSHREELVRRQPWRSVSRRGAVDQERPGASRAPGLTPPTPTPPERRKGKRGLSVKTGGGHRPVDPELSRGSDVGKLLALAREIMCLEKWGREAAWDGRRLPGKGSALPAQGPRTTRLHQSPEGPASSPEQLWPAGRAHRSETSSLACPRRFSSKSRWQRELEFAFEELFNTNRKLKKHLSLYLDLKPRTEQSPREEQGFLGMQSRSRESQREKKARDPEADVVPAGEPMSPAGADAHLTPSKTSLKMLLSTLENPKSHRMAKCVVQNDSTQSPEAGMLMGRKNLFSCSPESGQELPRPCELHPRGQVDRAGLIVARQKQKMQMKRQRPKQLELLKPFEHPKESLGADLQTEPEGGRREPRQANLARLRPDSRPDPGKEGAYDCSPASPSAGFVDDDGHSQMIRDLQQHILEQNKLHKQFLEEARKRLQEFQRLC from the coding sequence atgaaaagaaacacagagagagcCGCTCAGTGGAGCCCCAGCCCCGACGATGAAGCCTCGCTTTCGAGGCAAAAACACAAGTTGCTGCAAGTCCGAGAGAGGGGAGACGTGCCTCTGCAGAGAAGACAGGACCTCCAGCAGCGGGAGAGCCAGCTGCTCCAGCATTTGGCCCAGGTGTTGGGGGCAGAGTCGCTGGGGGCCCCAGACCAGCAAGTCCAAGGCCTGGAAAGGCTGTGGTTGGCACATCTGCTGGGTGTGGGGGGCGGATGGGCCGAGGACCGTGAACTTGACTTGGAGGGGCTGGCCCAGCGGGGAGCAGCCAGGCCGCCCAGGGCTGGGGGTAAGCCCCGAGCGGCCGTGCGGGCCGAGAAGAGTCACAGGGAAGAGCTGGTCAGACGGCAGCCCTGGCGTTCCGTGTCCCGGAGGGGAGCAGTGGACCAGGAGAGGCCGGGAGCCTCCAGGGCCCCTGGCCTGACTCCTCCTACCCCGACCCCGccagagaggagaaaagggaagcgaGGGCTTTCAGTGAAGACTGGCGGGGGCCACCGTCCCGTGGACCCTGAGCTGAGCAGAGGGTCAGACGTGGGGAAGCTCTTGGCTCTGGCAAGGGAGATCATGTGCCTGGAGAAGTGGGGCAGAGAAGCAGCCTGGGACGGCAGGAGGCTGCCGGGGAAGGGGTCAGCTCTCCCCGCCCAAGGCCCGAGAACCACCCGTCTGCACCAGAGTCCCGAGGGCCCAGCCAGCAGCCCGGAGCAGCTGTGGCCGGCTGGCCGGGCCCACAGGAGTGAGACCTCCTCACTGGCGTGCCCACGCAGGTTCAGCAGCAAGAGCAGGTGGCAGAGAGAGCTGGAGTTTGCCTTCGAGGAGTTGTTTAAtacaaacagaaagctgaaaaaaCACCTGAGCTTGTACCTGGACCTCAAGCCCAGGACAGAGCAGAGCCCCAGGGAAGAACAGGGCTTCTTGGGGATGCAGTCACGGAGCAGggagagccagagagagaagaaagccagAGACCCAGAGGCAGACGTTGTGCCGGCTGGAGAGCCCATGAGTCCAGCGGGCGCGGACGCCCACCTGACACCATCCAAAACCAGCTTGAAAATGTTACTAAGCACACTGGAGAACCCCAAATCCCATAGGATGGCCAAGTGTGTGGTGCAGAATGACAGTACACAGTCTCCCGAGGCAGGAATGTTGATGGGCAGAAAGAACCTGTTCTCATGTAGCCCGGAATCCGGACAGGAGCTGCCCAGACCCTGTGAGCTTCACCCACGAGGACAGGTGGACAGAGCGGGCCTGATAGTGGCGAGGCAGAAGCAGAAAATGCAGATGAAGCGTCAGAGACCAAAGCAGCTGGAGCTGCTCAAGCCATTCGAGCACCCGAAGGAGAGCTTGGGGGCCGATCTCCAGACGGAGCcagaaggtgggaggagggaaccGAGACAAGCCAACCTGGCCCGTCTGAGGCCCGACTCCCGTCCCGACCCGGGGAAGGAAGGAGCGTATGACTGCAGCCCTGCGTCCCCCTCGGCTGGCTTCGTCGACGATGACGGGCACAGTCAGATGATCCGTGACCTCCAACAGCACATTCTGGAGCAAAACAAGTTGCACAAGCAGTTTCTTGAAGAAGCCAGGAAACGCTTGCAAGAGTTTCAGAGACTATGTTAA